The Anaerobaca lacustris DNA window AGCAAAGCGGAACTGGTCGGCCGTACCCCAGATGTCGGTGCCGATCGCGCTCATGATGATGCTGCCGTCGGCCGTCTCCTTGAAGTCGGGCGCGTTGCCCCGGACGTAGAGCACCAGCGTGTCGGCGCCGTTGCCCGTCCAGTTCTGAACCGAAGCAAACGTGCGCTCGGTCTCGGAGTAGAACGGCGCGGTCGCGTTGTCGTATTGCAGCGGCATCGACTGCGTGCCGCCATGGACGATGGTCTTCTCGGCAAACGGCGTTTCGAGATAACCGACCGTCGAGCCGGTGTTGTTGACCCACCCGTCGATCCACGTGTCGAAGATCGCCTCACCGGCGTCGATGTCGTCGGTGTAGGTCTCGAAGCCTTCGACCAACGCGTATTCCTGCGTCGAGAAGCTCCAGAGGGGGCTGCCCCAGACGGGGTTCGCATCGTCCGGATTGACCGCGTCGATCCTCCAGTAATAGGTGCTGCCGAACTCAAGGTTGCCCGGCGTGAACGTGACGCCGGCGACCGTGCCGACCAGGGCCAGTTCGTCCGCGTCGGCGCCGAGGTACACGTCATGCGAGGCGGCATCGCGCCCGGCACGCCAGCTCAGCGCACTGGCGACATCAACGCCCGCAGCGCCATCACCCGGCTGCGGCTCGCGAGCCTGCGCCGGGATGTACAGGAAGCGCACTTCGCTGAGCCCGAACTGCCCCATCATGCCGTGGCCGCTGTTGACGTTGAGACGGACGAACCGAGCGGGAACGCCGCTGAAATCAACCACGGTGTTGGCGACATAGTCCGCCCGGGCCGTGGCCTTGGCAAACTCCACGTCACCCAGGATGGTCCAGTCCTCGCCATCGGCCGAGTACTCCACTGTCACATCTTTGAGCCCGAAGCCGAGAATGGTCTCGAACTGGACGTTGTAATTCCAGACGAGCATCTCGTGGAGTTTGTAGACGCGATCGAACTCGTACTGAATGTAGAGCGGCTCGTCGCCGGGCGTTGTCAGCCACATGTGCGCGGCCTCGACCGAGTGCTGATCGGCGGCGTTGAGTCCGGAACCGTCGACCGTGTTCTCCGGCCCGGCGCCTGCGCTGGACTGGCCGTTGGTTGTGGCGATGATGTCCGTCACCGGATAGGCAAACGGCTCCGAGGTGAAGCTCCAAACCTCGCCTTTGAAGATCGTATTGTCGGGCGCGGCATTGACTTCATCCACGCGCCAGAAGTAGGTCGTCCCAAAATCGAGCAGCCCGGCCGGATCGTAACTGGTCGCGGCCTGACCCTGGCTGAGCAGCACGCCCATCGGGTTGGCCCGGCCGGCATCGTTGACATCGTCGAACGAGGTGCCGAAATACACATCGTGCGTGGCCGCAAACTCACCGGCGTCCCATGCCAGGACAACATCACGCGGCACGTCGATCGCCTGATCTGTGGGTCGGGGATTCTGGGCCAGCGCCATATCTTGCAGGCCGGACATGATCCTGACGACCTCGCCATCCGTCAAGGGCCGGTCATAAACCTGGACGTCGTCGATCATCCCATCAAACCACTGACTGTTACTCCATTGACCAATACGGGTATCGCCGACGGTCCCCTTATAGGGGGAGGCCCCGGCCTCGGCTGTCAACACGCCGTCGATGTAGATGCGTCGATTCTGATTCTCGAAGTCATACCAGAACGCAACATGGTACCAGTTGCCCGCTACAACCGTCCCGGCCGGCGTATCGAGGTCATTGTTATAGAATCCCATGCGAACGCGACCATCGCCCCAGATCCGGTAGTGCAGACTTGTGTCCGTCGCACCTGCCTGAACCTGGGCAAAGACCACTTGCTCGTTGGCCGACAGCGACGGATTGATCCACATCGCTTGCGTAAAACTACGATCGTTGAAAGGAATATACGGAGCCCTCACGAAGGAATTCGATCCATTGAATTGCAGGGCCATGTCAAGCACGCCGGGCACCCAGACGGCGCCACCTTCGACGACACCGTCGTTGCCGTTGCCGCTGCCATCGGCCGCTACCGTCCCACTGCCTTCGTCAAACGCCCACCAGGCAACAAGACTGGGATCCAAGGCGGCCAGCGTCGACCATGCCGGAGCCAGAATCAGAAACGAAAGAAACACAAGAGATGATCGCTTGAACATAACACATCCTCCTTCAGACAGATGGACTCTACCAACCGCTCTCGGTTACATGCCGAGAACACCCCCCCTTTTCACAATGCACCGAGGAACCCTTCTTCCTCGCCGGCCCGGCCGGCTCATACTCCTCCCTCAGATGGAAAACCGTCGCAGTACTTCCCCGTTCACCTCCTTCCCGGAGAAAGGCCAAGTGTGAGAACCAATCGCAGAACTCCTTATCTTATATCACATTCGAGAGAGGAAATTCAACAACAATCCCGCCCACGGGGGCGGTTAGCGGCCCGTCACCCGTCGTGAAACAGCTTTTTGTCGCGCAACAGGTGGTGGTAGTGCTGGGCGAAGCGGTGGGCCTCGTCGCGGACGTACTGGAGCAGCTTGCGGACGGGCGAATGGGCCGGCAGCTTCAATGGCTTGGATTGCCCCTGGAGGTAGATATCCTCCTCGCGTTTGGCGATCGAGGCCATCTTCGTATGGGGCGGCTCCACGTCGGCGAGCCCTTCTGCCCGGCATTCGGCGATCATCGCGGCGAACGCGGCCTCGGCGGCGTGCAGGTGCCCCAGGCCCCCGTCGATCAGGATCAGATCGGGCCACAGCTCTTCGCCCCGCAGGGCATATTTGTACCGGCGGCGCACCACCTCGGCGATCATCGCGTAGTCGTCGATGCCTTCGACCGTCTTGATCCGGAACCGCCGGTAGCCGCTCTTGAAAGGCCGGCCATCGATGAACTTGACCAGCGAGCCGACCGACTCGGCCCCGCTGAGATTGGCGATGTCGATCCCCTCGATGATGCGGACCTGGTTCGGGACCTGAAGGATATCCCGCAACTTGACCAGGGCCTCGGTCGGGTCGGCGGCGAAGACCTCGGGCTGGACGTGCTCGTCGGGCGTTCCCCGGTCATCGAGGCCCTCGATCAGGCGGATGCGGTCGCGAAACATGGCCGCTTTCTCATACTGGAGGTTGCCGGCCGCCTCGTCCATCCGCTCGCGCAGCCATCGCAGGACAGTGGACCGCTTGGACCGGAGGAAGCGAATCAGGTCCTGGATCGCCCGGCGGTAGTCGGCTTTGTCGATGCGGGCGGCGCATGGGGCGGTGCACTGCTTGATGCTGTAGAGCAGGCAGGGGCGAAAGAAGCGCCGTTTCGGGTCGGCGTCGTGAATCTCCAGGCTGCACGTGCGGAATCGGAAGATCTTCTGGAGTTCCACCAGGACCGCCCGCAGGTCCTTGACGTTGGCGAACGGGCCGAACAGCCGCGTGCCCTTGGCTTGGGGCTTTCGCGTGATGTAAACGCCGGGGAAGTCTTCCCGCGTGGTAATTTCCAGATAAGGGAACGTCTTGTCGTCGGTCAGGTCGGTGTTGTAGGGCGGACGGATGTCTTTGATCAGGCGGGCCTCTTTGAGCATGGCGTCGACTTCGTTCTCGGTTTCGAGGAAGTCCACCGCACAAACCTTGCCGGCCATCTCCAGGATCTTCGGCCCGCGCGAGGCCGCCAGGTCGCTGCCCGGCTGAAAGTAGCTGGCGACGCGCGATCGAAGGCTCTTGGCCTTACCGACATAGAGGACAACATCGTCAGGACCCTTCAGGAAGTACACGCCGGGTGTGGTGGGCAATTCCTTGATCCGCCCGCGAATCCGTTCGAGTCTTTCGCTCTCAGCGTTGGCCATCAGCCGTTGTTCTTTCCTGCACAATACGTCCTCCCCCCTCGCGACGCGTCCATTGTAGCGGTACGGCTCATTGGATGGAAGGGTTTGGCGTACCGACGCCTTCCGTACTGATATCACGGGCCGGCCCTTTATCGGTCTGCCAAAGCGCGGACAGGACCGAATCGGACGACGTCAAGTAACATGCGATCCGTTACTTCCAATCCGAGATGTCAAAGAAAGAGCAAACGACGACGCGAGCAAGTCGTCGTAGCGAAGCGAAACAGCCTCTATCGCCCGCACAACCCTGCGACGGCGATCTTCACTGTGTGCGAAGGGGTGATTTCCGGCACCGATCGGCGGGGCTTTCGGTCGATGTCACGACCGGAAAAATTTCCGCCCGCAGAGGACGCCGTAGATGACGCTATCGCAAGGAGTAAGGGCAAACCCGTCGGACCCGACCGAAAAATTTCCGTGTTTTGCTCTTTACACCTTATCGGATTCTCAGTAACTTGCCGATACTTGATTCATGGGTGTTTCAACAATACCTTGTTTAGTCCCCGTCCACGCAGACTATATGTTGTGGTTATTGTTTTGACGCATGGAGGCGCCTAATGTCTTACAAATTCGACCCTGAGAACCCTTTCAAAGACGACCGAAAGCGAGCCCGGAAAGGCCTTACCCCTCAGGATGCGAAAGGTTTGACGATAGAGCCGCATTTCTCAACACCGAACAAACACCCGTTCGAAGAGATCGATTGGGAGGTCCGTTCAGCAAAGATCTCCAGCGACAGCGGCCAGGCGATCTTCGAGCAGGACGACATCGAGGTGCCTGCGTCGTGGAGCCAACTGGCCACAAAGGTGGTTTCGAGCAAATACTTCTACGGCGACGCCGAACTGGGCCAGCGGGAGAACTCCGTCAAGCAACTGGTTCACCGCGTCTGTCGAACCATCGCCGATCGCGGCTTGAAGGACGGCTACTTCAAGACCGAACAAGAGGCGGACACGTACTACCACGAACTGACGTGGCTGTGCGTCAACCAGTATGGGGCTTTCAATTCGCCTGTTTGGTTCAACGTGGGCCTGTATGACGTCTATGGGATCGGCGGCAGCAAGCACAACTATCACTGGGACGCCGAGAAGCAGGCCGCCGTGCCCTGCGAGAACAGCTACGAGTACCCCCAAGCCTCGGCCTGCTTCATCCAGTCGGTGAAGGACTCGATGGAAGACATCATGCGCCTGGCGACCAGCGAGGCAATGCTCTTCAAGCACGGATCGGGGACCGGAACCGACTTATCAACACTGAGAAGCAGCAAAGAGAAGCTTTCCGGCGGGGGCAAGCCCTCGGGCCCGCTGAGCTTCATGCGGGTCTACGACCAGATCGCGGCGGTGATCAAGTCCGGCGGCAAGACCCGGCGCGCCGCCAAGATGCAGTCGCTCAAGGTCGACCACCCCGACATCAAGGAGTTCATTACCTGCAAGACCGTCGAGGAGAAGAAGGCCTGGACGCTCATCGAGGCCGGCTATAGCGGCGAGTACAACAGCGAGGCCTACGACAGCGTTATGTTCCAGAACTCCAACCTCTCGGTCCGCGTGACCGATGAGTTCCTGCAGGCCGCCGAGAAGGACGACGTCTGGATCACCCACGCGGTGACCAGCGGCGAGAAGATGGGCGAGCACTCCGCCCGCGAGCTGATGCAGTTGATCGCCGAGGGCACGCGGGTCTGCGGCGACCCCGGCGTCCAGTACCACAGCACAATCAATCGCTGGCACACCTGCCCGAACTCCGGGCCGATCAACGCCTCGAACCCCTGCAGCGAGTACATGTTCATCGACGACTCGGCCTGCAACCTGGCCTCGCTGAACCTGATGAAATTCCGAAAAGACGATGGGACTTTCGACGTCGAAGGGTTCAAAAAGGCGGTCCGCCTGTTCATCATCGCCCAGGAGATCCTGGTCGACAACGGCAGCTATCCCGACCAGCCGATTACGGTCAACAGCCATCGATTCCGGCCCCTGGGGCTGGGTTTCGCCAACCTTGGCTCGCTGGTAATGAGCCTGGCGCTGCCGTACGATTCGGACCAGGCCCGTTCGCTGGCCTCGGCGATCGGCGCGATCATGACCGGTACCGCCTACGCCGTAAGTGCTGAGATCGCAGAGATTAAGGGCCCATTTGTCGAATTCGAGAAGAACAAGGACCCCATGCTGAAGGTCATCAACATGCACCGTCAGCATGCGTACGACATCCCTGAGACGCATTGCCCCGACTACCTGCGAAACGCGGCCAAGGACGCCTGGGACCAGGCGCTCGACGCCGGCAGCAAGGTGGGTTTCCGCAACGCCCAGACGACGGTCCTGGCGCCGACGGGCACGATCGGGTTCCTGATGGACTGCGACACGACCGGGATCGAGCCGGACATCGCGCTGGTCAAATACAAGCTGCTGGCCGGCGGCGGCATGCTCAAACTGGTCAACCGGACCGTGCCGATGGCCCTCGAACGGCTGGGCTACACCCCGGACGACATCAAGGCCATATGCGACTATATCGACGAGCACGAGACCATCGAAAACGCACCGAAGCTCATGGACGACCACCTGCCCGTCTTCGACTGTGCATTCAAGCCCCGAAACGGCAAACGTTTCATCAAGTCCCAGGCCCACCTGAGAATGATGGCCGCGGTACAGCCGTTCATCTCCGGCGCAATCAGCAAAACGATCAATATGTCCAAGGAGAGCACGACCGAGGATATCATGGCCGCCTACACCGAGGGCTGGAAGCTCGGGCTCAAGGCGGTGGCGATCTATCGCGACGGGTCCAAGCGTCTCCAGCCGGTATCGACCGACAAACACAAGGAAGAGAAGGCCAAGACCGTGGTCGAGGCCCCTGCGGCGCGACCGTTCCGCAGGCGACTGCCGGACACCCGGCAGAGCATCACGCACAAATTTTCCGTTGCCGGACACGAAGGCTATCTGACGGTGGGGCTATACGAGGATGGACAGCCTGGTGAGATGTTTATCACTATGGCCAAGGAGGGCAGCACCGTCGGAGGCCTTATGGACGTGATCGGCACCTGTACGTCGATGGCGCTGCAGTACGGGGTGCCCCTGATCACCCTGGTGGACAAGTTCCGCCACGCCCGGTTCGAGCCGTCGGGGATGACCTCGAACCGCGACATCCCGTTCGCCAAGAGCCTGATCGACTACATCTTCTGCTGGCTGGGCTGCCAGTTCATCCCCGGCTACGCCGACAAAAACCTGCCCAATCGCTCCGGCGCCTTGGCCACCGAGAGCAAGACCACTACGACCGCCCGGGAGCTGGTGGAAAAGACCAAGGACCTGGCGCATAAGATCGCCGAGGCCAAGGCCGCCGGCAACGGCGCCAAGAAAAAGACCGGCCGGGACAACGGCGCCAGACCCGTGCCCGCAGGACGCGAGGCCAAGGCGGAGCCCGTGATCCCCACGGACCGCCTGTCCGAAGCCACCGGCCGGATCAGGGCCCTCGTCGCCTCGACGATCCCGCAGCCCGAAGGCGCCCTGGACACCGAAGCCGCCGTCATGCACCAGTTCAGCGCCCAGTTCGCCCACTTCGGCGACGACGCCCCCGCCTGCGACATCTGCGGCGCCATCACCGTCCGCAACGGAACCTGCTACAAATGCTTCAACTGCGGCAACTCCATGGGTTGTTCTTGAAGAACTGATGATTCACGATTGATGATTACGCTGTCTATGGGAGGCCGGGATGGGCGGCTTGAGAAAGCTTAAGAGGAAGGCGATCGGCGGGTGCTCGGCCGAGCCGTTGCGGGGTCCTTCCCGCCCTTCAGGCGAGAAGCTCTCGGCCGTGATCCTGGAGTTCGCCCAACCACTTACTGAGAACATCGACGATGACCAATTCGAGACCGCGATCACACTGGCGATCCTCTGTTGGAATATTGCGTTGCTCCCCGAGAGCGAGCAGGAACGGGAACTGCAACTTGTTACAGACAATATGGCGAAGGATAAGCCCGCGTGGTGGGTTCGCGATCTGGAAGGTTGGACTCGGCGGCTCGTGGACCGGAAGAGGAACCTCTTTGGACACGACCATAGGATGGTGGTCAATTACACGATCACCGACGGGGGAGACGATTTTCACCTATATGTCGTCTCGGCGCATATCCCGGATTCTCCTGCCACAAATTCCTGATAGCTCGATGGAGATATTGATGCGGAGGGGCTGTTCATGGATTCAAAGCGAGTCTTCATCATCGGAGCCGGCTTCTCCAAACAGGTCGGCATGCCGTTGGCAACCGAGATGACTCCACTTCTGCGTCACCAATTCGAGGAGTGCGACCACAAAGAAGCCCTCACGTGGCTTGCCTGGCTTGACGAACGTGTCAATTGGATGAATAGCAGGGCGGAGAACGGACCACACACGCCCAACATTGAGGAGCTATTCGACCTTGCGCATTTCGACGCCCTGACGTGGAAAATGAGGCAGCAGATGTGCCCGGTCGGACGCGGCGACGGAGACACTCCCTATTCGACGGCCACCTCAATCGAGGCTTGGCTCCGTTACATGGAGGATGCCCTGGGAGACGTGATCTGGCATAAGCAAGAGGAGGCCCTCGAAGAGTTGAGCCTCATCGACAGATTCACCACTATGCTTCAGGGCGACGATGCCGTCGTCACGTTCAACTACGACACACTGATCGAACAGTCCATGTCCAAGGCCGGGCGACTGTGGCAATACGGCTTCACACTCGAGAAGGGCACTGGAACATCGATCCTCAAGATGCATGGCTCGATAAACTGGGCTGTGGTCCTACGGAATCAGGCCGGGAACTTCGGCTATCCCGTTCTCTTTCGCAAGGAGGACCAGAATGTCGGCGTCGCCAACGACAAGTCCACAGGCGAGATCGAATACGACTACGCGCTCCTCCGTATCCCAGATGACAAACTGGCTCCCCGCATTGAGAATCGGATTATCCAGTTGGGCAACAAGCAATATGGCGTAGGGATCGCGGGATTGGGGCGATATAAGCCCTTGGACCAAATACCCGGTACGGGCGAAGTCTGGCACAATGCCGGGCGCGCGTTGTACAAAGCCGACGAAATCTACGCAATTGGCTTCTCGCTCTCACCTTATGACACAATGGCACGCCTGCATTTCGCTGGGGCGATGTGCGAGAGGGCCAAGAAGAACAGCCTGCCCCAGAAGATCACGCTGATCGACCCGTCCGGCGGCTCGTTGGAAGCCGATTACCGGGCGGTGTTCGGCCGGCAGACACCCCTTGAAGTCGTCCAGGAGCGGGCCGAGGAGGTGGACTGGGCCGGATTGCTCTCCCCTTAGGCCCCATCACACCCAAAATCCGGAAAATTCGGGGCAAAATCGTTTGACAGGGGGCAGGCGTTTGCTAAAATGCACGGTTTCTAATCCGGAAAAAGACTAGAGAGTCCGACTATGAAAAGCTTCATGGCCAAGAACAACGAGATCGAGCAGAAATGGCTGCTGGTGGACGCCGAGGACGCGATTCTCGGGCGGATGGCCGCCAAGATCGCGCCGATTCTGATGGGCAAGACCAAGCCGACCTATACGCCCCACGTGGATGTGGGCGACTATATCGTGGTCGTCAACGCCGAGAAGGTGCGGGTCACCGGCAAGAAGGCCGAGCAGAAGGAATACGACTGGTACACCCACCATCCCGGCGGGCACAAGTACGCCAGCTTCGCGGAGATGATGCGCAAGAAGCCGGAGCGTGTGATCGAGCTGGCGGTCCGAAGGATGCTGCCGAAGAACAAGCTGGGCCGCAAGATGCTCAAGAAGATGAAAGTCTATCGTGGCCCGGACCACGAGCACCAAGCCCAGCAACCCGAGCCGATCGAACTGTCCTAAGCGGAACCTTGAACCATGACCGAAAATCACGCTGAGAACCTGAACATCGAAGTCCACACCGAAGCCAAGAAGGCCGAACCGAAGGTCGTCATGGGATCGGGCAACAAAAGCAATGAGAAGTACGGCTACTGGTGGGGCACCGGCCGCCGGAAGACCGCCATCGCCCGGGTCCGAATCCGGCCGGGCAGCGGCAAGCTTATCGTCAACAAGAAGGAATTGAACGATTTCTTCGCCCGGGAGCAGGACCGCAAGGCGGTGGTCGCGCCGCTCAAGAGCGTCCATGCCGAGAAGGCCTTCGATGTGTTCGTCAACGTCAAGGGCGGGGGCACGACCGGCCAGGCCGGAGCGGCCCTGCTAGGCGTAGCCAGGGCCCTGAGGAGCTACGACGAGAATTACATTCAGGCCCTGCGTGACGGCGGGCACCTGACGCGCGACCCGCGAATGGTCGAGAGGAAAAAGCCCGGCCAATCGGGCGCACGGCGGAGGTTCCAGTTCTCCAAGCGTTAGAAGAAACCTTCGATTCATCGCTACCAACAGCCGCCGAGAGACGATCTTGGCGGCTTTTTTTGTGGGGCGAGCGACGTCGCTCGCCGGTTGAGAGTCATCGGGATCTGAGTCGTGCGCGGACGCACGACATGCAGGAGAGCAACCATGATTCGAGTCGCCATCATCGGCGCCAGCGGGTACACCGGCGCCGAGAGCATCCGCATCCTGTTTCGGCACAGCCAGGCCGAACTGACCTATCTGACCGCCCTGCCGGAAGAGTGCGGGCCTGTGGAAGAGGTATTTCCGGAGTTTCGTGGCCGCTGCGGGCTGGCCATCGAGCCGCTGGACCTCGACAAGCTGTCGCGGTTGGCGGACGTGGCACTGTGCTGCCTGCCGCACAAGGTCTCGATGGGGTTCGTGCCCAAGCTGCTCGACGCCGGCGTCAAGGTGATCGACTTCAGCGCCGACTATCGCATCAAGGACGTGGGCGTCTACGAGAAGTACTACCAGAAGCACACCGATATAGGCAACCTGGCCAAAGCGGTTTACGGTCTGCCCGAACTGTTCCGCGAGCAGATCAAGGGCACCAATCTGATCGCCAATCCCGGCTGCTTCCCCACCGGCGCGGTCCTGGCGATGGCCCCCCTGCTCAAGGAAGGGCTCATCGAGACCGACTCGGTAATCGTCAGCTCGGTGACGGG harbors:
- the argC gene encoding N-acetyl-gamma-glutamyl-phosphate reductase, producing MIRVAIIGASGYTGAESIRILFRHSQAELTYLTALPEECGPVEEVFPEFRGRCGLAIEPLDLDKLSRLADVALCCLPHKVSMGFVPKLLDAGVKVIDFSADYRIKDVGVYEKYYQKHTDIGNLAKAVYGLPELFREQIKGTNLIANPGCFPTGAVLAMAPLLKEGLIETDSVIVSSVTGASGAGKNPSSKFHFPNMNENLFPYGIGVHRHMPEMEQIAGEVAGTGVQILFQPHVGPFDRGILSSVYCRPAKGLTNEQLQPLYNEFYKAEPFVRVCKTAPAVKDVAGTNYCHVFPALVKGQLALFSAIDNLVKGASGQAIQNMNILFGVDEIMGLK
- a CDS encoding excinuclease ABC subunit UvrC, giving the protein MANAESERLERIRGRIKELPTTPGVYFLKGPDDVVLYVGKAKSLRSRVASYFQPGSDLAASRGPKILEMAGKVCAVDFLETENEVDAMLKEARLIKDIRPPYNTDLTDDKTFPYLEITTREDFPGVYITRKPQAKGTRLFGPFANVKDLRAVLVELQKIFRFRTCSLEIHDADPKRRFFRPCLLYSIKQCTAPCAARIDKADYRRAIQDLIRFLRSKRSTVLRWLRERMDEAAGNLQYEKAAMFRDRIRLIEGLDDRGTPDEHVQPEVFAADPTEALVKLRDILQVPNQVRIIEGIDIANLSGAESVGSLVKFIDGRPFKSGYRRFRIKTVEGIDDYAMIAEVVRRRYKYALRGEELWPDLILIDGGLGHLHAAEAAFAAMIAECRAEGLADVEPPHTKMASIAKREEDIYLQGQSKPLKLPAHSPVRKLLQYVRDEAHRFAQHYHHLLRDKKLFHDG
- a CDS encoding vitamin B12-dependent ribonucleotide reductase; amino-acid sequence: MSYKFDPENPFKDDRKRARKGLTPQDAKGLTIEPHFSTPNKHPFEEIDWEVRSAKISSDSGQAIFEQDDIEVPASWSQLATKVVSSKYFYGDAELGQRENSVKQLVHRVCRTIADRGLKDGYFKTEQEADTYYHELTWLCVNQYGAFNSPVWFNVGLYDVYGIGGSKHNYHWDAEKQAAVPCENSYEYPQASACFIQSVKDSMEDIMRLATSEAMLFKHGSGTGTDLSTLRSSKEKLSGGGKPSGPLSFMRVYDQIAAVIKSGGKTRRAAKMQSLKVDHPDIKEFITCKTVEEKKAWTLIEAGYSGEYNSEAYDSVMFQNSNLSVRVTDEFLQAAEKDDVWITHAVTSGEKMGEHSARELMQLIAEGTRVCGDPGVQYHSTINRWHTCPNSGPINASNPCSEYMFIDDSACNLASLNLMKFRKDDGTFDVEGFKKAVRLFIIAQEILVDNGSYPDQPITVNSHRFRPLGLGFANLGSLVMSLALPYDSDQARSLASAIGAIMTGTAYAVSAEIAEIKGPFVEFEKNKDPMLKVINMHRQHAYDIPETHCPDYLRNAAKDAWDQALDAGSKVGFRNAQTTVLAPTGTIGFLMDCDTTGIEPDIALVKYKLLAGGGMLKLVNRTVPMALERLGYTPDDIKAICDYIDEHETIENAPKLMDDHLPVFDCAFKPRNGKRFIKSQAHLRMMAAVQPFISGAISKTINMSKESTTEDIMAAYTEGWKLGLKAVAIYRDGSKRLQPVSTDKHKEEKAKTVVEAPAARPFRRRLPDTRQSITHKFSVAGHEGYLTVGLYEDGQPGEMFITMAKEGSTVGGLMDVIGTCTSMALQYGVPLITLVDKFRHARFEPSGMTSNRDIPFAKSLIDYIFCWLGCQFIPGYADKNLPNRSGALATESKTTTTARELVEKTKDLAHKIAEAKAAGNGAKKKTGRDNGARPVPAGREAKAEPVIPTDRLSEATGRIRALVASTIPQPEGALDTEAAVMHQFSAQFAHFGDDAPACDICGAITVRNGTCYKCFNCGNSMGCS
- the rplM gene encoding 50S ribosomal protein L13 yields the protein MKSFMAKNNEIEQKWLLVDAEDAILGRMAAKIAPILMGKTKPTYTPHVDVGDYIVVVNAEKVRVTGKKAEQKEYDWYTHHPGGHKYASFAEMMRKKPERVIELAVRRMLPKNKLGRKMLKKMKVYRGPDHEHQAQQPEPIELS
- the rpsI gene encoding 30S ribosomal protein S9 is translated as MGSGNKSNEKYGYWWGTGRRKTAIARVRIRPGSGKLIVNKKELNDFFAREQDRKAVVAPLKSVHAEKAFDVFVNVKGGGTTGQAGAALLGVARALRSYDENYIQALRDGGHLTRDPRMVERKKPGQSGARRRFQFSKR
- a CDS encoding LamG-like jellyroll fold domain-containing protein, coding for MFKRSSLVFLSFLILAPAWSTLAALDPSLVAWWAFDEGSGTVAADGSGNGNDGVVEGGAVWVPGVLDMALQFNGSNSFVRAPYIPFNDRSFTQAMWINPSLSANEQVVFAQVQAGATDTSLHYRIWGDGRVRMGFYNNDLDTPAGTVVAGNWYHVAFWYDFENQNRRIYIDGVLTAEAGASPYKGTVGDTRIGQWSNSQWFDGMIDDVQVYDRPLTDGEVVRIMSGLQDMALAQNPRPTDQAIDVPRDVVLAWDAGEFAATHDVYFGTSFDDVNDAGRANPMGVLLSQGQAATSYDPAGLLDFGTTYFWRVDEVNAAPDNTIFKGEVWSFTSEPFAYPVTDIIATTNGQSSAGAGPENTVDGSGLNAADQHSVEAAHMWLTTPGDEPLYIQYEFDRVYKLHEMLVWNYNVQFETILGFGLKDVTVEYSADGEDWTILGDVEFAKATARADYVANTVVDFSGVPARFVRLNVNSGHGMMGQFGLSEVRFLYIPAQAREPQPGDGAAGVDVASALSWRAGRDAASHDVYLGADADELALVGTVAGVTFTPGNLEFGSTYYWRIDAVNPDDANPVWGSPLWSFSTQEYALVEGFETYTDDIDAGEAIFDTWIDGWVNNTGSTVGYLETPFAEKTIVHGGTQSMPLQYDNATAPFYSETERTFASVQNWTGNGADTLVLYVRGNAPDFKETADGSIIMSAIGTDIWGTADQFRFA